Within the Glycine max cultivar Williams 82 chromosome 12, Glycine_max_v4.0, whole genome shotgun sequence genome, the region TATGAGAACCAATATTAAATGTAAAAACTAACACGACAAATTTTGAGCAAACATTACATAAAATGTATTAAGTGGTTTGATTCAGATTGATCATGTTTAATTTGATATATGAGAATGGACactaaaagtaaaaattgaCAGGATAATacttagttaaatttatgtaaaatataataagtagtgtataattttgtttgaCTCAATTCATTTTTACTTATGAGATTCAAAATTCAACCAAGATATATGAAATGTtgagtaaattatatttctttgatATATTCTCAAAACACCACAAAATTTGTGCAAATTTTATGTCAAATGTATAGGAAGTGTCAATTTAAATTGACATGGTTCAACTTTACACATGAGAATGAAACTGACCAAATCATATGAAAAAGTTGAACAAATTACATTCCTTTCTTGACAGATTCTTAAAAACACAACGAAATTTGCGTAGATGTTATGCTAATTTAATAAGTGTTGTAAGATTTAGTTTGACttagtttaaatttatgtatggaAACTGTCACTGAACTTGAAAATCAACATaatgatttttagaaaatatcacGTAAAATGTAATATATGATGTAAATTTAGTTTGACTTAATTCAGTTTTACACAAGAAAATCAACgttaaacttgaaaaatacaataaattctaacaaatgtcacaaaatataataaatgatgtaggatttagtttgattctgttcagtttttgaCACGAGAACCAACActgaacctaaaaataaatatgatgaaaTTTGAACAAATGTTAcgtaaaacataataaatcatGTGTGGTTTAGTTTGACTAAATTTAATGTTACACATGAAAATCGACCTCGAAGATTATGAAAAAATTTgggcaaacataaaaaatttatatttgttctgtgaaattatttttaaaaatggcaTTTCTAACATTAGAAGAACCAATTTAAGTTACAAATAaaggattttataattttgcatTGAAAAACTTTCTTACAAAATTAGTTCAAATTTCATCTACTTCCGTTTAGATATGTGGTCAAATGCGTTTTAGAAACGGATAATTTTCaagaaataattattgtaagctttttcaaaaaataaaagaaactaaaagaaagaaattattttttcttgaattaagctgaattattattttagcaTCGTATTTGTATATCTGAATGAATAATTAGTATACAAATCGGTTTATtcaaaactttatttaattaaggaAATCTAGCTTCATTGATTTGGCCGTATGAGTAGATTGTTACAAACTTCAAATatcttaatttgatttttatgaataaaaaaaaatcagtttattCAAAACTTTATTACTATGGCTATAGCTATTCCATTCCATGGCACCGAGGGTGCATTTCATCTAGTTAGAAGTAGTTACCTTCACGGAAACAAATGGAGGAAAAAGACTACTTGATGAGTCATGATCATATTGATCAATCGTTGTTAAATGCTAATGAAAGCTACATTGCCCTGagatcaataaatatatattggcAGACATTATCAAAAATTGGTGACGCGTTAATCTGACATCCACACATTATACCAACTTTGCACAATTTATTGAGCACTGGTGACGTGGAGACACGTAGGCAGCAGCATGTGAGTGTGAGAGCacaatgaacaaaaaaataaggaaaagaaaagaagcaagTTGCCAAATGGGGTCCAAATCTTGGTTAATATTACAATAACAGTTGACCATGATAATGGCATCATTATTTGTACACTAATAAACAACTAAGCCAACCTTGATAGATATTGTTTTTAGTACACAATAGTAACAACCATGATAAAAGATTCAGCTCATGTTCAGTCTTTGCAGAGGTAAATAGAGTTAGGACTGTCCTTCAACTACTCAGATCTCAACAATGTCTCAGATGCTATCTATAGCATATTTTAAGCAAATATGCTCAGAGGGCCTGTTTTGTTTGATGCATCTAGTCCATGTTCACCATTACGAGTTCCTGTAATAAAGGCCCTGCAAAAAAACAGATTTTGGAGGAAAGGTTATACATAACAATTTTGGGAGAATTCTAAAATAAGAAGCCTTGATAATAAAAGGATAATGAAGAAACGAAATGGGGTGATGTGATTCTATGCAAAAAAGTGACTACTTTTACTTTATGATTGAGGATATTTTATTGGTATGGTCATCTTAATGGTTTTGCCAAAAGTTTTCTCACTATCCTTTTCTGTTTGGTCACCAGAGTTATGATCCATGTCCAAGAAGAAATGTCAACATATAGTTATTGACAAAGATGGAGATAAGTGTGTAACAAGACTAAGCTCGTTCTCTTTCTTACCTTTTAATGTTTTTGCTGCTTGAATCCGTCAGAATTGTCAATCTTTTTGCTGTCTTCATGAAGTCACTGCAATGAGATCACAAGAGGAAACACAACCCAAATAAATATAGGACTAGGATAAACACATGCATCTGAAGGGATAAAGGAGCCAGATTAAAGGTACCTTggtgaaaatataaaatgattcaATTGACacaaggttaaaaaaaaaaaaggaaaacaaaaatgataccTGAAGGGTTCTTCTCCGGTTTTCTTAGCAGCACCAGCTGCATCATGGTAGAGCACATGGTTCAAAATCTCAGACCTTTCAATCCCAAACATGATGGCAAGTCTCCTATACAGATCTTCATAAGAACCAAACAGCGATAGGTCTAGGGTCCTTCCTACATCTTCCGACTCCAAGAAAACTTTGCAATGACCAGTATCCAAGCCAAGTTGCCAAGAGAACTCAGCAGAAGATGCTTTTCCTGGTGAAAACTGCTGTGAGAGTGTAGATTGCGAGTCATCCATAAGGCACTTCGCTTTGTCCTTATCATCACTTACCGATCTTTTTCGGTGAGACAACACATCTCCAGAACAGCTAGAAATTTGTTGCTCAGTGAGAATTGGTTGACCAAAAAGCAAAAACTGGTGTTTCTTAACATCATCAGATTTCTCCAAACTCTTGGTAGATTTCCCCATGGTCAGAAAGCATGATAAACTTTCTTTGCTCTTATCATGGTTGGTCATCATGTTACCATTTGAAATCTCATTATACACTCCAAGTTGATGGATATTAGTTGGAAGCATCCCCAACTGCAGTTTATTGTTAAGGTGGAGATCTGATAGAGATTTTCCAAATTGAGCATGCCTGGCTCCCTGTATCCCTGCAGGAGCATTATCCGAAAAACCACACAAGGGGCTGTTAGGCCCAAGCTGGTTGCCTGAAAACATTGGTATTGGAAATTGAACATCAAGGGGGAAGTCTGGGTGTTGTGGCCGCAGCTTCTTTCTTGGTGGAGAGAAGGGTGTGAAATTAATGAGTGGAATGTTAGATACCAACTCAACAAGCCACGGGCTAACACGCTTCACATTTTGTAGTAAATCTGGCTCATCCCAAGTAACCTGCAGGGATAATAACAGTACCAGCAAGATCAATCAAGATTGCACAACATAATTTTCAATAAGATTCCAACTATGATGTGAAAGCAATAAAGTATATCAAGTacacaaaatcaaataatatttcttcAGTCAACATTTGGCATTTCAATCATCCTCATGATCATGGGTGTTTACATCTGCATGTGAATTATACCTAAACAGCAAGCATGTTTGGATCAAGATGTCTCAAAAGCATTTTCTCCAAATtaccaaaacaaacacaagaaagAGTCTTCAGTGCATGTTTTGATGAACGTTTGCAAAATTCATCTTGAAGCAATGTGATTTAcgtttgattttttctttctttctaaaatcAAACAAGTAGTAGTAAAACTcggcattttttttaattcaacacaaactaTCTTAAAATTGCTTCAACTCAAAATCAATTCAGATCCAGAATCAATTCCTCAACGAGAAACCATACATGTGAACACTTATCTAAAATCATGTTAACAGATATTTGAAGGCGATCATGGATCACCGAACGTGAATCCAAACACACTACATAGAGGGAAAGCTAGAGTACCTGAAGAAGCCTCCAAGGGGAATTAGGCCAGCGGATGGGGTCAACAACCTGAACAGAAGCAATGGTTCCCATGAACCAACTTATCCTTGAAGCATCCTCAGTCTCAAAGGCCATCTTGAACCTCATCCCAGAACACCACTGAATCCTCATAGCAGCCCTCACAGCAGAAGCCTTAACACAAAACTCAGGAGTACTAGCTCTTGGGTAATACACAACCTCAAAAGGCTTATTACTAGCAGCAAGAGTCACAGCTTCAACAACATCCTCAGCCCTCACTTTCACCCTTCCACTCAAATTCCCACCACAACCATTCCTtaacattttgttttcttctttcaagaaaaaagaaaaaggcccATAAGGCCCAATCCCACAATTTCCATTTCCAGACCCAGAAGCTGAACTCCACACAGATGATGAACCTGAACCTGAACCCTCGCTAATTCCCTTTTTTGCCCTCCGAATCCCAACACACAAATCACCATTCTCAGCCCTCAGAAACACAACGGAATCCCCAGCCACGAGTTTCTTCTGGTTCACGAAACTGCTCCACCCTGTGGTCAGCAAGTGCCTACGTGGCGTCCCTCGGTAGATGTGCCGGAACCTCCAGGTCTCGCCGTGCACGTCTTTCGCCACCACCGTCTGCACCGGCGGCTCCGCCGTGTAGTCCAGACGCGGGAAAATTGTCTCCGCGCAGTACCGCGGAACCGAAAACCCCCCACCATTGTTGGCGTCGCTCTGAGTCAGAGTCTTAGCGAAAGACGCAGGCTTTTCACAACAAGAAGGTTCTGCCACGTCATCACCACCAGCACCGTCCGAGTCAGCACCGAGTTCCGAGTTTCTGAGAGGAAGCAAACTCAGCTTCGCGAACACTTCGTCGGTTTCTGGGTTCGCCATGAACTTAACTGCTTCAACGTTGCATAAAATGAATGGTGGAAGCCTCAGATGAATGTTGGTGTGGGCGTGTTCGGCGTGACCCTGTGGGAAGTAGAAGACTTTGGAGTTCATTTGCGGCATCTGAACCATGCCACCTGCACACGCGTGCCATAGCTGCGGATCCAATACCTTTTCACCTTCCTTCatggaaacaacaaaaaaaacagagtgtgttcaaaagagaaaataatgtgcTTTTTGAAGTTTCTGTTTTCTTCAAAGGAGATTCATCGCGCAAAGTACAAGCACGAGctggtttttgttttttgttcttttagatCTCTGTGAGTGAAAGAAAGGGAACTAAAACTACTTCTGTGTTGTTGTTACCCTTCGGAGACTATTATGAGCGAAACAAACGACCAAACCGACCTCTTGGCCAGCAAAAgttatgtttattaaattgtttgtttgaaataaataagaatagaatgcgaaatgaaatttatttttgggTTGTAATTATGAGTATATGATGTGATAAAGAATGGTGGTAATAATAACGCTATTATGTCAGAAGATATCGCGAATTTTTAAAGTATCTCTCATGGTAGttttttaagtttctttttttacattattttttttatactcataatatttattatttttaacaaatttatacacaattttatttaaataatcaaaatctttaagaaattttaataaattcacatttttatatttttttacttttacttaattatgattgaaataaaataattattcaaattttaaattattagataattaaacaaattgacatttaagaaaaaaacataaagttccataaaattaatttttattattttattttccaaaattttctaaatatgttcaatcaaatatgtttaaagtcggtgatatttttttctatcacgaacatttaatttcctttagagatatattaatttgaaactGAGGTTAGTGtccaaatatattttgtttgttgacatgtcgttatttttattatcttaatgaatataattttgatatgtgTGTTGTTCATCGACAATCATATtatgtaatattatatatatatatatatatatatatatataagttatatttttcattgtATGAGCATCTCATAAACGGTGACAGATCATGTATAATTGTGAATTAAGATTGGAACATTTCAAACGCACATTTTATATCTTTTCTTGTTGATTTTTGTCGTTGtgcaaataattttcttttttctccttatgACATTGAAATAGTCTTTCATACGTAAAAATATTACTTGCACAAGGACAAGTATACCCTACGTAATAGTAATAGTGGACTAAAAGTATGATTATCGAACCCTAGAGATCAATTGTACTctcaaataatcaaaattattgcACTAAATAGATTagatgattaaaaaaagatttaaacattttttttagtttttggtttttaaaagaaaataaataaatgactgtAAAAGAAAGATTTAAGTGGTAGTAAAACAACCAAAGATTATGATTCATTGGTATCAATTTTCCCTCAATTCCAATTCTAATGAAATTCATTTCACAGTTAATTATCGATTTCCAAAGTCAACAAAAGCCTATGATCAAggtcaaaagatttttttttttaccttaaatcAATACTTCAATGATCATGGATATATCAATTTAAGCCAAATGATATAATCAATCCTAAGGATGATCAATTAAAGattaagtaatatattttagatttctCAAACAGTTTGACCATTCAATTTGGTGTTAAAAATTCTCTACATAGGTCTACCAAACATACACAAATGATCACCACAGTACATTCAATTAAGCATAAGACTGATCAGTtcccaattaaaaaataagaataaaaaagaaaattaattaacataaagcaCTGAGAAATTCCATTAAGAACATAGAAAGTGGTACAATTAGACAGTTACATCATAACCCCCGGACCAAGGTGACTAACTGGTCATGGTCAAGGCAAAGATAGAAACCCAATAAGAAATTAGCATAGACATACCACAGGGGAAGAATAATGATCACAATTTGTCCTTGTCGTGTTGTCTACGCCTTACAACCCTAAAACCCTCACAAGTGCTATCTAATTCAAAAGTATGATAAAATGTACTAAAGATACAAGATACAACTCCTATTTATAACTTTCTAAAAGATGTCAATTAGAAAAGATGTATTGCAACTATGATGAAATCCGCCACGACAGTGGTCCGAAAGTCATGATGTTGAAGCTCTGGGGTGTTGTGGATTGACTACAACCCTTATGAATTAACTACAATTGTGATGAATTTTACCACAACCATTGTTGAAAGGTTGGCGTTGTTTTGGAGGACAATTATCTTTTTGCCATGGTCGTGCTACTTACCACGATCTTGATAAATGTATCATGATCATTATCAAGTGCATAGTCTTTAGATCTTCATAAAATCATGTAATTTTCATCTCTTTCACTTAATTGAGCGACTATACTTCTGCAACACAAAACTAGTGTCTAAACATGAGTTAGGTCAAGAAAATGGATGTAAATGGCACAAAAACTCACACAAAATATCACTCAAAAAGTGGTTTATTAGTCTTCATAAATGTAGCAAAGTCTAGATAAATGTCATCCACTAGATAGTGCCATGTAGCATATTAGGTTTCATTCATCATGTATTGCACCGCGAACTCGCGTCCTcaaaaaacttcatcaaacacATTAGATGTATTTAACATAGTAATGACATTATTTGAACTCATAGTGCCAAAAAAAGCATATCAAATCCAAAATTCTTGTGATGCCACGGTTTCAAGAATCATTGTTGCATTGCCATGATCACCATGACAAAATTGACATTTTCATGCAACtggaaaaaaatttcatttccaGTGCATACAAATCATGGAATCTAACATACTTGGAAAATCACGTGTCGCTCCCATTTATAGTAGTCTTCTAGTGCTTTTGTTATCTGGCCTTCTTAGGTACTCATCCCCAAATATTGTATAAATGCTTGATACCAATCTTTGTAAGCAGTCTACTATAGTGGTTTCAACAATATGAATATACTCGTCCACATTGTTAGCAGGTGAGCCATAAGCCAATATACGAAGAGCAACAATACACTTCTCCAAAGGTGATAGGCCATTTCTACACATTGCATCTACCTTAATTGGGAAATACTCGTCATGATTGCTAGGGCCGTTACAACTCGAAGAAACACATGCCTTTGCATGCACAATCTTCTTTAGAATTTAGTCTATGTATACAAGATTTGGTGAGAAATGGTCATTGAACAATTGACCATGTCCTTCCTCATGATTTTGATTCACCACTTTTCTTCTATGTTTGCACCAAACCGTGTTGTCAACTTGTTGTTGGCTTTGAAGTATCAACCTCATGACTTCTTTGTTGGTGTTGTATTCAAGTTTCTCATATCCGATATTACCCCAAAGTGTATCAAAATCAATGTTTGGACCCATTGTATGTCTAACTTAAGTGTTGGAAATCAAATAAGATTGTGTAATTTTATGAGAAGATGCAAGAATGAGAAAAGATTGCAAAATTATATACCATTATTCATAATGGTTATTTTTACAACGGCTAGTTTTGTAATGACTAGTTTTATTAATGGCTAGTTTCATAATGAGATTGAGGTCGAGGACAAATAATACATaacaactaaatttaaattaaaaatacaataatgacCTACACAACTAAAATTAACTAACAAAAACAACATTAGCATAGactactaaaattaaataataacaaaatcacATTGGCCTGTTCATTTAAAATCCTCGTTTATGCCTAAGATACTCACATTAGCATAGATGTGTCCTTCATGAttatttcatactt harbors:
- the LOC100814686 gene encoding auxin response factor 18, translating into MKEGEKVLDPQLWHACAGGMVQMPQMNSKVFYFPQGHAEHAHTNIHLRLPPFILCNVEAVKFMANPETDEVFAKLSLLPLRNSELGADSDGAGGDDVAEPSCCEKPASFAKTLTQSDANNGGGFSVPRYCAETIFPRLDYTAEPPVQTVVAKDVHGETWRFRHIYRGTPRRHLLTTGWSSFVNQKKLVAGDSVVFLRAENGDLCVGIRRAKKGISEGSGSGSSSVWSSASGSGNGNCGIGPYGPFSFFLKEENKMLRNGCGGNLSGRVKVRAEDVVEAVTLAASNKPFEVVYYPRASTPEFCVKASAVRAAMRIQWCSGMRFKMAFETEDASRISWFMGTIASVQVVDPIRWPNSPWRLLQVTWDEPDLLQNVKRVSPWLVELVSNIPLINFTPFSPPRKKLRPQHPDFPLDVQFPIPMFSGNQLGPNSPLCGFSDNAPAGIQGARHAQFGKSLSDLHLNNKLQLGMLPTNIHQLGVYNEISNGNMMTNHDKSKESLSCFLTMGKSTKSLEKSDDVKKHQFLLFGQPILTEQQISSCSGDVLSHRKRSVSDDKDKAKCLMDDSQSTLSQQFSPGKASSAEFSWQLGLDTGHCKVFLESEDVGRTLDLSLFGSYEDLYRRLAIMFGIERSEILNHVLYHDAAGAAKKTGEEPFSDFMKTAKRLTILTDSSSKNIKRAFITGTRNGEHGLDASNKTGPLSIFA